One stretch of Tepiditoga spiralis DNA includes these proteins:
- a CDS encoding alanyl-tRNA editing protein, translating to MTINILETIKYNDIYKIKVENFPFYPDGKGGQLGDRGTIKDANIIEVLKDYILIDKELKPGSYEYNIDLKNRIDIAQQHTAQHIISASFEQKYNYETKGFHMSKNYTTVDIDCSNLSDEKIKNIEDLSNNIIQKHIEVEKILIEKSEIEKYKLRKPLSSKVTGKVRLIKIGDFDINPCGGFHVNNTAEIGLIKIINKEKIKGNLTRIYYVAGKRALNDYNYKNTLLKSLSINLTTSIESLNERIKSLLEEKKELKKDLKKLSEEHAKLLSEFLIKNSKDNIIVYEENNDVAKNLIKYFKDFTYIFGKDGEYTITSNTIDCKELSKNIIQKYDVKGGGNKVRANLKGNIIIENILNILKK from the coding sequence TTGACTATAAATATATTAGAAACTATAAAATATAATGATATTTATAAAATCAAAGTTGAGAATTTTCCATTTTATCCAGATGGAAAAGGCGGACAACTTGGAGATAGAGGAACTATAAAAGATGCAAATATAATAGAGGTATTAAAGGATTATATATTAATTGACAAAGAGTTAAAACCAGGATCATATGAATATAATATTGACTTAAAAAACAGAATAGATATTGCACAACAACACACTGCACAACATATTATATCTGCTTCTTTTGAACAAAAATACAACTATGAAACTAAAGGATTTCACATGAGTAAAAACTATACAACCGTAGATATTGATTGTTCAAATCTTAGTGATGAAAAAATTAAAAATATAGAAGATCTTTCTAATAATATTATTCAAAAACATATAGAAGTTGAAAAAATATTAATTGAAAAATCTGAAATAGAAAAATATAAATTGAGAAAACCTTTAAGTAGTAAAGTAACAGGAAAAGTAAGATTAATAAAAATTGGTGATTTTGATATTAATCCTTGTGGTGGTTTTCATGTCAATAATACTGCAGAAATAGGACTAATCAAAATAATAAATAAAGAAAAAATAAAAGGTAATTTAACAAGAATTTATTATGTAGCTGGGAAAAGAGCCTTAAATGATTATAATTATAAAAACACTCTATTAAAATCATTATCTATAAACTTAACAACTTCTATTGAATCCTTAAATGAAAGAATCAAAAGTTTATTAGAAGAAAAAAAGGAATTAAAAAAAGATTTAAAAAAACTCAGTGAAGAACATGCCAAATTATTATCTGAATTTTTAATAAAAAATTCTAAAGACAATATTATTGTATATGAAGAAAATAATGATGTTGCTAAAAATTTAATAAAATACTTCAAAGACTTCACTTATATCTTTGGTAAAGATGGAGAGTATACTATTACTTCAAATACTATTGACTGTAAAGAACTATCAAAAAATATTATTCAAAAATATGATGTAAAAGGTGGAGGAAATAAAGTTAGAGCTAATTTAAAAGGTAATATAATTATTGAGAACATACTTAATATATTAAAAAAATAG